A stretch of the Lolium perenne isolate Kyuss_39 chromosome 3, Kyuss_2.0, whole genome shotgun sequence genome encodes the following:
- the LOC127340625 gene encoding bisdemethoxycurcumin synthase: MATSSTLAEIRRSQRADGPAAVLGIGTANPPNCVSQEEYPDYYFRVTNSEHLTYLKQKFKTMCQSTDTEKRFFHHTEDLLDAHPHFLDRGQPSLDDRLMITAAAAPELAASAAAKAIAKWGRPATDITHLILSTNSCGHAPGADLRLASLLGLRPSVVRTMLQLNGCAAGSASLRLAKDIAENNRGARVLVACVELTIVAFRGPEEAYPHTLVSQATFGDGAGAVIVGADAVHHFERPLFEMVSVSQTVIPGTDHVLTMKLTEAGLDGHLLRRELIPIAAENIERCLSNAFGQLGVGVEWNDLFWAVHPGLRAILDHIDGALRLEPGKLAASRTVLREYGNMLGATVIFVLDEQRRRMEEDGEGADWGVMVGFGPGFTIETMVLHATTSLRKKY; the protein is encoded by the exons ATGGCAACAAGCAGTACCCTGGCCGAGATCAGGCGTTCACAGCGTGCGGACGGGCCTGCGGCCGTGCTGGGCATCGGCACAGCGAACCCGCCCAACTGCGTATCCCAGGAGGAGTACCCGGACTACTACTTCCGCGTCACCAATAGCGAACACCTCACGTACCTCAAACAAAAATTCAAGACAATGT GTCAGAGCACAGACACGGAGAAGCGTTTCTTTCACCACACGGAGGATCTGCTCGACGCCCACCCTCATTTCCTGGATCGCGGGCAGCCGTCCCTCGATGACCGGCTAATGATCACAGCCGCCGCTGCTCCAGAGCTCGCCGCATCAGCCGCGGCGAAGGCCATAGCCAAGTGGGGCCGTCCAGCCACCGACATCACCCACCTCATCCTCAGCACCAACTCATGCGGGCACGCCCCGGGCGCCGACCTCCGCCTAGCCTCTCTCCTCGGCCTCCGCCCGTCCGTCGTTCGCACGATGCTCCAGCTCAATGGCTGCGCCGCCGGTTCCGCTTCGCTGCGCCTCGCCAAGGACATAGCCGAGAACAACCGCGGCGCGCGTGTCCTGGTGGCCTGCGTCGAGCTGACCATCGTCGCCTTCCGTGGGCCAGAGGAGGCATACCCCCACACCCTCGTCAGCCAGGCTACGTTCGGCGATGGCGCGGGCGCGGTCATCGTCGGTGCTGACGCCGTGCACCATTTCGAGCGCCCTCTCTTCGAGATGGTATCCGTCTCGCAGACGGTGATACCGGGGACCGATCACGTGCTCACAATGAAGCTCACGGAAGCCGGTCTTGACGGCCACCTTTTGAGGCGGGAGCTCATACCGATAGCGGCAGAGAACATTGAACGGTGCCTGTCGAATGCGTTTGGGCAGCTTGGAGTTGGCGTGGAGTGGAATGACCTCTTCTGGGCGGTGCACCCTGGCCTCCGTGCAATCTTGGACCACATTGACGGGGCTCTCCGGTTGGAGCCAGGGAAGTTGGCGGCCAGCCGGACTGTGCTAAGAGAGTACGGGAATATGCTTGGTGCGACGGTGATCTTCGTGCTCGATGAGCAGCGGCGGCGAATGGAGGAGGATGGAGAGGGGGCTGATTGGGGTGTGATGGTGGGATTTGGACCGGGGTTCACTATTGAGACCATGGTGCTGCATGCCACCACCAGCCTCAGGAAAAAATATTAA